One segment of Brassica napus cultivar Da-Ae chromosome C3, Da-Ae, whole genome shotgun sequence DNA contains the following:
- the LOC106384519 gene encoding uncharacterized protein LOC106384519, with translation MTFGPHEGEVRFQLIHFWEAWNAQTKVLIGLEMLLIDEEENVIQGFILYGRNKTYLRHMKAGATYRLNKFFGSKSKTIYRVAEPSVTISFSWNSVLSVLEDSSICFPEDRFRIHGYREFEAASDLRGDLYGSSDSIMLDEAEIVASRRVDLHVQTHDDPVLKLYLWDKAAFEFCEKFKAPEGTARVISQQENSDILREKIVGVLSLSSMAFSRVFLDSDVQETRFYLSWLNSNLDVANRVNVEVVTKPETATLGELFSYMNQASAKVAWFECTSTIDDVVHGSGWYYIGCGVCHTKATKGSTTLMCKKCGKSEIVGVAQYLSKLSAYDHNGQAVFVVLGEELTGKKAAELVERYYQTRRFIVMVSNYNMTGKTQTLTVTKVLPLKAPEPEGNLGENVDEEPDNEKDDHADE, from the exons ATGACATTCGGGCCCCACGAAGGCGAGGTACGGTTTCAGTTGATCCACTTTTGGGAGGCTTGGAATGCTCAGACGAAGGTGCTTATCGGCCTCGAAATGCTTCTCATCGATGAAGAG GAAAATGTTATCCAGGGCTTCATCCTTTATGGAAGGAATAAGACTTATTTGCGTCACATGAAAGCTGGTGCTACTTACCGACTCAACAAGTTTTTCGGATCAAAGAGCAAGACTATTTACCGGGTAGCTGAACCAAGTGTCACTATTAGCTTCTCATGGAACTCTGTCCTCTCTGTTCTCGAGGACAGTTCGATATGTTTTCCTGAGGATCGGTTCCGGATCCATGGATACAGAGAATTTGAAGCTGCCTCCGACTTGAGAGGTGATCTTTATG GTTCCAGTGACAGTATTATGCTTGATGAAGCAGAGATAGTTGCATCCCGCCGAGTTGATCTTCATGTTCAAACACATGA CGATCCCGTGCTGAAGCTGTACCTCTGGGACAAGGCTGCCTTTGAGTTCTGTGAAAAGTTTAAAGCACCTGAAGGCACTGCACGTGTTATCTCACAACAAGAAAACAGTGACATACTGagagaaaaaatcgtcg GCGTCCTATCTCTATCTTCTATGGCGTTTTCACGGGTATTTCTGGATAGTGATGTCCAAGAAACCCGGTTCTACCTCAGTTG GCTGAACTCAAACTTAGATGTTGCCAACAGAGTTAATGTAGAGGTGGTCACCAAGCCTGAGACAGCGACCTTGGGGGAACTCTTTTCCTATATGAATCAGGCATCCGCTAAG GTTGCTTGGTTTGAGTGCACATCAACTATTGATGATGTTGTGCACGGTTCTGGGTGGTATTATATAGGCTGCGGTGTGTGCCATACTAAGGCAACCAAAGGGTCTACAACGCTTATGTGTAAGAAATGTGGGAAGAGTGAAATTGTTGGTGTGGCGCA GTACCTGTCGAAGCTCTCTGCTTATGACCATAATGGTCAAGCCGTATTTGTTGTCCTTGGTGAGGAGTTGACTGGAAAGAAAGCtgctgagttggttgagagatATTACCAG ACACGGAGGTTCATTGTGATGGTATCAAATTACAATATGACTGGCAAAACCCAGACTTTAACTGTGACAAAGGTGCTCCCTCTTAAAGCCCCAGAACCCGAAGGCAACTTAGGAGAGAACGTTGATGAGGAACCTGATAATGAGAAGGATGATCATGCAGATGAGTAG